A section of the Brevinematales bacterium genome encodes:
- a CDS encoding LL-diaminopimelate aminotransferase: MSQQLDIKSKISSNLSKLPKYLFAEIDEIKREMVEKGVDVIDLSIGDPDIPTPDPIVEALYESAKNPSNQKYPSYAGMIEFRKAVSEWVYRRFGVEFDPKTEIIALIGSKEGIAHIHWAFLEPGDISLVPDPGYPVYNSATILAGATPYKMPLKEENNFFPNFDEISCEVLRKAKLMFINYPNNPTSAVATYEQLEKAVWFAKKNNIILCSDLAYSEIYDGNHKPVSIFNVPGAKDVAIEFHSLSKTFNMTGWRIGFAIGNPEIVKGLLSVKSNVDSGVFNAIQIAGIRALQPDMDKYIQSNRDIISRRKRKVVDMLKNVGFEVYSSSATFYVWVKNPKGFSSKQISTVFLKEAGIVVTPGNGFGDYGEGYFRISLTAPDDRIEEAVSRIKKLSIA, translated from the coding sequence ATGAGTCAGCAGTTGGATATAAAGAGTAAAATATCAAGTAATCTCTCGAAGCTTCCTAAATATCTTTTTGCTGAGATAGATGAAATCAAGAGAGAAATGGTAGAAAAAGGTGTTGATGTTATAGATTTGAGTATAGGAGATCCTGATATTCCTACTCCGGATCCAATAGTTGAGGCGCTTTATGAATCTGCTAAGAATCCATCTAATCAGAAGTATCCTTCTTACGCAGGTATGATTGAGTTTAGGAAAGCAGTTTCTGAATGGGTTTACAGAAGATTTGGTGTTGAGTTTGATCCAAAAACGGAAATTATAGCACTCATAGGATCAAAGGAAGGCATAGCGCACATACACTGGGCTTTTCTTGAGCCAGGAGATATTTCACTAGTTCCTGATCCTGGATATCCTGTTTATAATTCTGCTACCATACTAGCAGGGGCAACTCCTTACAAGATGCCGTTAAAAGAAGAGAATAACTTCTTCCCAAATTTTGACGAGATATCTTGCGAGGTTTTGAGAAAAGCTAAACTCATGTTTATAAACTACCCAAATAATCCAACATCAGCAGTAGCAACTTACGAGCAACTTGAAAAAGCAGTGTGGTTTGCTAAGAAAAACAATATAATACTTTGTTCTGATCTGGCGTATTCAGAGATATATGATGGAAATCATAAACCTGTAAGTATATTCAACGTACCTGGTGCGAAGGATGTTGCTATTGAGTTTCATTCACTTTCAAAGACTTTTAATATGACAGGTTGGAGAATAGGTTTTGCTATCGGAAATCCTGAGATAGTAAAAGGCCTTTTGAGTGTAAAATCAAATGTTGATTCTGGAGTATTTAATGCTATTCAGATAGCAGGTATAAGAGCATTACAACCAGATATGGATAAGTATATTCAAAGCAATAGAGACATAATATCAAGAAGGAAGAGAAAAGTTGTGGATATGCTAAAAAATGTTGGATTTGAAGTTTATTCATCCAGTGCCACTTTTTATGTATGGGTTAAGAATCCTAAAGGTTTTTCTTCAAAACAGATCTCTACAGTATTCTTGAAAGAAGCTGGCATTGTTGTCACACCAGGTAATGGTTTTGGGGATTATGGTGAGGGGTACTTTAGAATATCTCTGACTGCACCAGACGATAGAATAGAAGAAGCGGTTAGCAGGATAAAAAAACTCAGTATAGCATGA
- the rfbC gene encoding dTDP-4-dehydrorhamnose 3,5-epimerase, with product MKKFDVKETNLEGVVIIEPKVFKDERGFFLESWNEKVFQEIGLNFKFVQDNHSRSLKGVIRGLHFQDPFPQGKLVRVVRGMIFDVAVDIRKGSPTFGKWVSVYLSDENLKMLYIPEGFAHGFLVVSDIADVLYKTTEFYYPEYDKGIVWNDKDINIKWPLEEFGIINPIISTKDSNLPRLRDIL from the coding sequence ATGAAGAAATTTGATGTCAAAGAGACAAATTTGGAAGGGGTTGTGATAATAGAGCCAAAGGTTTTCAAAGATGAAAGAGGTTTTTTCTTGGAGAGTTGGAATGAGAAAGTTTTCCAAGAAATAGGACTAAACTTTAAATTTGTCCAGGATAACCATTCCAGGTCTTTGAAAGGTGTGATAAGGGGATTACACTTTCAAGACCCATTTCCCCAAGGAAAACTTGTAAGAGTCGTAAGGGGAATGATATTTGATGTAGCAGTAGATATTAGGAAAGGTTCTCCAACATTTGGCAAATGGGTTTCAGTGTACCTGTCCGATGAAAATCTAAAAATGCTTTATATACCAGAAGGATTTGCTCACGGATTTTTGGTAGTATCAGATATTGCAGATGTACTATATAAAACAACAGAATTTTACTACCCAGAGTACGATAAAGGTATAGTATGGAATGACAAGGATATAAACATAAAATGGCCACTAGAAGAATTTGGAATAATAAACCCCATAATATCAACAAAAGACTCTAATCTACCAAGACTAAGGGATATACTATGA
- the obgE gene encoding GTPase ObgE: MFKDMVRIKVIAGKGGDGCVSFRREKYVPKGGPDGGDGGKGGDCIIVVNPNLSTLSHIYDNQVFRAQNGENGSGRKCHGANGKDVIIEVPKGTQVIDANTNKLIVDMTNVDRFVVARGGKGGLGNWHFRSSTNQAPTQYTKGEKGEERELILDLKLIADIGLVGYPNAGKSSIIRKLTSATPKVADYPFTTVEPVLGVLSYQHMRVIIADIPGIVEDAHLGVGLGIEFLKHVERTRTIILVLDIVDKPQEKAKVLVNELKNYNRELIKKIKLVVLNKIDLMDEEEIRKIPDMIEEIKKSLPRKGYDFKTVSALTGEGIEELKSAIISL, from the coding sequence ATGTTTAAGGATATGGTAAGAATAAAGGTTATTGCTGGTAAAGGAGGTGATGGATGTGTATCGTTTAGAAGGGAAAAGTACGTTCCTAAGGGTGGACCTGATGGTGGGGATGGTGGAAAGGGAGGTGATTGTATAATAGTTGTAAATCCTAATTTGTCTACGCTATCTCATATTTACGATAATCAAGTTTTTAGAGCTCAAAACGGCGAAAATGGTAGTGGTAGAAAGTGTCATGGTGCAAATGGTAAAGATGTTATAATAGAAGTTCCTAAAGGTACACAGGTTATTGATGCTAACACAAATAAACTGATAGTTGATATGACTAATGTTGATAGGTTTGTTGTAGCAAGAGGTGGAAAGGGAGGACTTGGTAACTGGCATTTTAGAAGCTCTACTAATCAAGCGCCTACTCAATATACAAAAGGTGAAAAAGGAGAAGAAAGGGAGTTAATACTAGACCTTAAGCTCATAGCAGATATAGGTTTGGTTGGATATCCAAATGCTGGTAAGTCGTCAATAATAAGAAAACTAACTAGTGCTACTCCAAAAGTAGCTGACTACCCTTTCACAACTGTAGAACCAGTGTTAGGAGTATTATCATATCAACACATGAGGGTAATTATAGCAGATATACCGGGAATAGTAGAAGATGCTCACCTTGGTGTGGGGCTTGGTATTGAATTCCTTAAACATGTTGAAAGAACTAGGACAATAATACTGGTTCTTGATATCGTTGACAAACCACAAGAAAAGGCAAAGGTACTCGTAAATGAGCTTAAGAACTACAATAGGGAGTTGATAAAAAAAATAAAACTTGTAGTCTTGAATAAGATAGATTTAATGGACGAAGAGGAAATAAGGAAGATACCTGATATGATTGAAGAAATAAAAAAATCGCTACCTAGGAAGGGTTATGATTTTAAAACTGTTTCTGCATTAACAGGTGAGGGAATAGAAGAATTAAAATCTGCAATAATATCGTTATGA
- a CDS encoding Maf family protein: MLSDYRVILGSASEGRREIFSKFFKKFDVIVSNVDEDVVSEKLKAYKNDPIMLSMYLSYVKNVDIRSKIIDVDKFVLFTFDTIVVHQGEIKQKPKDKKVAREWFYSYRGDFQEIITSYSIYISDVNVTINDYDLSTVYFKNVPDDEIERYIQENPVTTWAGGIAIERARNFFEIIDGDVYSIIGAPMSKMKEVLSLLVS, from the coding sequence GTGTTAAGCGATTACAGAGTGATTTTGGGTAGTGCTTCGGAAGGTAGAAGAGAAATATTCAGTAAGTTTTTTAAGAAATTTGATGTGATTGTATCTAATGTAGATGAAGATGTTGTTTCTGAGAAGCTGAAAGCATATAAGAACGATCCTATAATGTTATCAATGTATCTTTCGTATGTTAAGAATGTTGATATAAGATCAAAAATAATTGATGTGGATAAATTTGTTTTGTTTACCTTTGATACTATTGTGGTTCATCAAGGAGAGATAAAACAAAAACCCAAAGATAAAAAGGTAGCCAGAGAATGGTTTTATTCCTATAGAGGTGACTTTCAAGAGATAATAACATCTTATTCTATATATATTTCTGATGTTAACGTTACGATAAATGACTATGATCTCTCAACTGTTTATTTTAAAAATGTACCTGACGATGAGATAGAGAGATATATTCAAGAAAATCCTGTTACTACATGGGCTGGGGGTATAGCAATAGAAAGAGCTAGAAATTTCTTTGAAATAATAGATGGAGATGTATACAGTATAATAGGTGCTCCTATGAGTAAGATGAAAGAAGTACTCTCTTTGCTAGTTAGTTAA
- a CDS encoding DEAD/DEAH box helicase family protein, translating to MNNLNEFLGSYKKNKNIDIDNFTKNDFKFTKNDLKKLAFWMATGSGKTLIMHINYYQFLEYKLFSPDNIILITPNEGLSRQHFEELQKSGIQCRLYGGSLNGGIKWDNEVLVIEITKIVEEKKGGGLTIQVDAFEGKNLVFVDEGHKGRKSEDQKWAKLRNQLAKDGFVFEYSATFGQILSEDDKKTLQEYAKSIIFDYSYKYFYLDGYGKDFSVLNVAKSNNIDNFQEVMFVANLLSFYEQVLVYEENKHLAKEYNLEKPLWIFVGTTVTGKEEESDVIQIVEFINRVIKEKELVKKWIDNIIDGGTGLKDEEGEDVFRDKFRYLRKREINLDDIYKKVFGGTGVLGLYELKNAEGEIGLKVGENDYFGVINIGNVSAFKRQLEVRGITVSQDVISGSLFDKIKEEDSKINILIGSKKFIEGWDTWRVSSMGLLNIGTGQGPQIIQLFGRGVRLKGKNMSLKRSGASPEIQILETLNIYGIKADYLNKFLDAIRKEDVEFETIKIPIYPQYKCKWCSLYILSKPEKDFAEEKVLRLEISKEIHCTVDLLPKVSLHQSGREEKPNIEAGSVEVEAQDMRPKLQSLIDLLDWEHIWQEIIEFKNQRNYWNLIFTEEDIKNLLSSDKYKIFATPEAFNIKNYEDIRRVEDIALIVIKKYIDLFYQKNAKMFETENLRCENMKELPFPNKSRSYIVQVDRKKDELIQELKNLAKNLNKLLQESETGNLPRIYFDKSLYVPLLIQNKSIDKISPQGLVESEKNFIKGLRDYIKNHKDEFKNIEIYLLRNYPFSGVGFQLRWAKFYPDFIMWIKEGKKQTIVFVDPKGLEHTKDLNNEKIQFSKDIKELEKKLNQNVILESFILSQTPHNKLEYGTKFLPSKDKYIENHVLFLEDEDWVEKFFELLDLDKTNTYNTKV from the coding sequence TTGAATAATCTCAACGAGTTCCTTGGAAGCTACAAAAAAAACAAAAACATAGATATAGATAACTTCACGAAAAATGACTTTAAGTTCACAAAAAATGACCTTAAAAAGCTTGCCTTCTGGATGGCAACTGGCTCGGGTAAGACACTGATAATGCACATAAATTATTATCAATTTCTTGAATACAAACTGTTTTCTCCTGATAACATTATTCTTATCACTCCGAACGAGGGTTTATCAAGACAGCACTTTGAGGAATTACAAAAAAGCGGGATTCAATGCAGACTTTATGGAGGAAGTTTAAATGGTGGTATAAAATGGGATAATGAGGTTTTGGTGATAGAGATAACCAAGATCGTTGAGGAGAAAAAAGGTGGAGGACTAACGATTCAGGTTGATGCTTTTGAGGGTAAGAATTTAGTTTTTGTTGATGAAGGTCATAAAGGGAGAAAATCAGAAGATCAAAAATGGGCAAAACTTAGAAACCAACTTGCAAAAGACGGCTTCGTTTTTGAATACAGTGCTACTTTTGGTCAGATCTTAAGTGAAGATGATAAGAAAACGCTCCAAGAATACGCAAAATCAATAATCTTTGATTATTCTTACAAATATTTTTATCTTGATGGATATGGTAAAGACTTTTCGGTGTTAAACGTAGCAAAATCAAACAACATAGATAACTTTCAGGAAGTGATGTTTGTAGCAAATCTTTTATCTTTTTATGAGCAAGTTCTTGTTTATGAAGAAAACAAACACCTAGCAAAAGAATACAATCTTGAAAAACCTCTCTGGATTTTTGTAGGCACGACTGTAACAGGAAAAGAAGAGGAATCCGATGTTATTCAAATTGTGGAATTCATAAATAGAGTTATCAAAGAAAAAGAATTAGTAAAGAAATGGATAGATAACATAATAGATGGTGGAACCGGTTTAAAAGATGAAGAAGGTGAAGATGTATTTAGAGACAAATTCCGGTATCTAAGAAAAAGAGAAATTAATCTAGATGATATCTATAAAAAGGTTTTTGGTGGAACTGGAGTATTGGGTTTATATGAGTTAAAAAATGCTGAAGGGGAGATTGGCTTAAAGGTCGGAGAGAATGATTATTTTGGGGTTATAAACATTGGCAACGTCTCAGCCTTTAAAAGGCAATTAGAAGTAAGGGGGATTACTGTTTCTCAGGATGTAATTTCAGGCTCTCTTTTTGACAAGATAAAAGAAGAAGACTCAAAAATTAACATACTCATAGGTTCAAAGAAGTTTATTGAAGGATGGGATACTTGGCGTGTTTCTTCAATGGGACTTTTAAATATTGGGACAGGTCAGGGACCACAAATTATACAGTTATTCGGTAGAGGGGTAAGGCTTAAAGGTAAAAATATGTCTCTTAAAAGAAGTGGTGCATCTCCAGAGATTCAAATTTTAGAAACCCTAAACATTTACGGAATTAAAGCAGATTATCTCAATAAATTCTTGGATGCTATAAGAAAAGAAGATGTAGAATTTGAAACAATTAAGATACCCATATATCCTCAGTACAAATGTAAATGGTGTAGTCTTTACATACTTTCCAAACCTGAAAAGGATTTTGCTGAAGAAAAAGTCTTGAGACTGGAAATTAGCAAAGAGATTCACTGCACTGTTGACCTTCTTCCAAAAGTTTCTTTACATCAATCAGGAAGAGAAGAAAAACCAAACATAGAAGCTGGGAGTGTAGAAGTAGAAGCTCAAGATATGAGACCTAAACTCCAAAGCCTTATTGACCTATTAGACTGGGAACATATTTGGCAGGAAATAATTGAATTCAAAAACCAGAGAAATTACTGGAATTTAATCTTCACAGAAGAAGATATAAAAAACCTTCTTTCATCAGACAAGTATAAAATTTTTGCTACACCAGAAGCTTTTAACATTAAAAACTACGAAGATATAAGGCGTGTTGAAGATATAGCATTAATAGTTATCAAAAAATACATTGATTTATTCTATCAGAAGAATGCAAAGATGTTTGAGACAGAGAATCTACGATGTGAAAATATGAAAGAACTACCATTTCCTAATAAATCCAGAAGTTATATTGTGCAAGTAGATAGAAAAAAAGATGAATTAATTCAAGAGTTAAAGAATCTTGCGAAAAATTTAAACAAATTGCTTCAAGAAAGTGAAACAGGAAATTTACCGCGTATCTATTTTGATAAATCTCTGTATGTGCCATTGTTGATTCAAAACAAGAGTATAGACAAGATTTCGCCTCAAGGTTTAGTAGAAAGTGAGAAAAATTTTATAAAAGGATTAAGAGATTACATAAAAAACCACAAGGATGAATTCAAAAATATTGAAATTTACCTCCTAAGAAACTATCCGTTTTCTGGAGTTGGTTTCCAACTCCGATGGGCAAAGTTTTATCCAGACTTTATTATGTGGATAAAAGAAGGCAAAAAACAGACAATTGTATTTGTGGACCCGAAAGGTTTAGAGCATACAAAGGATCTAAATAACGAAAAGATACAGTTTAGCAAAGATATTAAAGAATTGGAAAAGAAACTTAACCAAAATGTAATACTGGAATCCTTTATCCTTTCCCAAACTCCACACAATAAACTAGAATATGGAACGAAATTTCTTCCTTCAAAAGATAAGTATATAGAAAACCATGTTTTGTTTTTAGAAGATGAGGATTGGGTAGAAAAATTCTTCGAACTTCTTGACTTAGATAAAACAAATACGTATAACACAAAAGTATGA
- the uvrC gene encoding excinuclease ABC subunit UvrC: protein MISKSFLKNIPETPGVYIMYSETGEVIYVGKSKNLRNRISSYFTSKNHSKRIQNLVNRIHKIDYIVVNNETEALILEANLIKKHKPRYNVLMKDSKFYPFIKMSKDEFPYIIATRKYEPSSNYEYFGPYTDNNLPYKLVDIIQRVFKIRTCKMMPKKACLNYYIDRCSAPCIGKISLEDYSRDASNAKRLLKGEVEVVIKDLENRMKEAAKELNFEKASHLRDSIFVLKELENQKQFVFNTCEDINTDYLSFSEMGELINFYVAHVVNGRFLGKQSITLRKDEEEDPLEKFLLNMYFEDDNVVLPKRICADVEIVGKVEEFFNKISKSVYLETVVESPIDEADTRMIEISKKNSIIILNEHFSRFEMEDKEIEELCRVLELENVSIIDGFDIANYGDEIAVGASVRFVDGMPFKKGYRLFNIETVKGQDDFGMMKEIVFRRYKREKENGVLPDLILIDGGKGQLNSAVSSLEKLQLEIPIVALAKEEEKIVTKDGREILLPRNSYALRLLQRVRDEAHRFGNTFVRNLKSKRVKKL from the coding sequence ATGATTAGCAAAAGTTTTTTGAAGAATATACCAGAAACACCAGGCGTGTATATAATGTATAGTGAAACAGGAGAGGTTATATATGTAGGAAAATCAAAAAATTTAAGAAACCGAATATCTTCCTATTTTACCTCAAAAAATCATTCTAAAAGGATTCAAAATCTAGTTAATAGAATTCACAAAATAGACTACATAGTTGTGAATAATGAAACTGAAGCACTTATACTTGAAGCAAATCTAATCAAAAAACATAAACCAAGGTACAATGTATTAATGAAAGATAGTAAGTTTTATCCTTTTATTAAGATGTCAAAAGATGAGTTTCCTTACATAATAGCTACTAGAAAGTACGAGCCTAGCAGTAACTATGAATATTTTGGTCCTTACACTGACAATAATTTACCTTACAAGTTAGTAGATATAATTCAGAGGGTTTTTAAAATAAGAACCTGTAAAATGATGCCAAAGAAAGCTTGTTTGAATTACTATATAGATAGATGTTCAGCTCCTTGTATAGGTAAGATATCCTTAGAGGATTACTCTAGGGATGCTAGTAATGCAAAAAGATTACTCAAGGGTGAAGTAGAAGTAGTAATAAAAGATCTTGAAAATCGTATGAAAGAAGCTGCTAAAGAATTGAATTTCGAGAAAGCATCTCACCTGAGAGATAGTATTTTTGTGCTAAAGGAGTTAGAAAATCAAAAACAGTTTGTGTTTAATACTTGTGAAGATATCAATACAGATTATTTGTCATTTTCGGAGATGGGTGAACTTATAAACTTTTATGTTGCGCATGTAGTTAATGGTAGGTTTTTAGGTAAGCAAAGTATAACTTTGAGAAAAGATGAGGAAGAAGATCCTTTGGAAAAGTTTTTGCTAAATATGTATTTTGAAGATGATAATGTAGTTTTACCTAAAAGGATATGTGCTGATGTAGAGATAGTTGGTAAAGTAGAGGAATTTTTTAACAAGATAAGTAAATCAGTTTATCTCGAAACTGTAGTGGAGAGTCCTATTGATGAAGCGGATACGAGAATGATTGAGATATCAAAGAAAAACTCTATCATAATACTGAATGAACATTTCTCAAGATTTGAAATGGAAGATAAAGAGATTGAAGAGTTATGTAGAGTTTTGGAGTTAGAGAATGTCTCGATTATAGATGGATTCGATATAGCAAACTATGGTGATGAGATTGCTGTTGGAGCTAGTGTTAGGTTTGTAGATGGTATGCCTTTCAAGAAAGGATATAGACTTTTCAACATAGAGACTGTTAAAGGGCAAGATGATTTTGGAATGATGAAAGAAATTGTTTTTAGGAGATATAAGAGAGAGAAGGAAAATGGAGTATTGCCAGATCTGATACTCATAGATGGTGGGAAAGGACAACTTAACTCTGCTGTATCATCTCTTGAGAAACTTCAGTTAGAGATACCGATAGTTGCTTTAGCAAAGGAAGAAGAAAAAATAGTAACAAAAGATGGCAGAGAGATTCTTCTACCTAGAAACTCATATGCCTTGAGATTACTTCAGAGAGTTAGAGATGAAGCTCATAGGTTTGGTAATACATTTGTCAGAAATTTGAAGTCAAAAAGAGTTAAAAAGTTATAA
- a CDS encoding DUF190 domain-containing protein: protein MKLSGKALLLRIFIGESDKIKGKPVYEEIVIKAKELGIAGATVIRGIMGFGPTSRIHSAKILELSTDLPIVVEIVDTEDKINSLLPLIDELVEGKGGLITLEEVKVIRYIHGDNKNSK from the coding sequence ATGAAGCTATCTGGTAAAGCACTATTACTCAGAATATTCATAGGAGAAAGCGATAAGATAAAAGGTAAACCTGTTTACGAAGAGATCGTAATCAAAGCAAAAGAATTAGGTATAGCAGGTGCAACAGTAATAAGAGGAATTATGGGATTCGGTCCTACTAGTAGAATACATTCAGCTAAAATACTCGAACTTTCAACAGATTTACCAATAGTAGTAGAAATAGTTGATACTGAAGATAAAATAAACTCACTTTTACCTCTGATAGACGAATTAGTCGAAGGTAAAGGTGGATTGATAACATTAGAGGAAGTAAAAGTTATAAGATACATTCACGGAGATAACAAAAACTCAAAGTAA
- a CDS encoding SemiSWEET transporter, whose product MERILIELLGITAGTFTTTSFIPQLVKILKTKSARDLSLVMFVVFTIGILLWLIYGILTASLAIIFANSITLVIASTILLLKIKYDRTVNER is encoded by the coding sequence ATGGAGAGAATATTAATCGAACTTTTGGGAATTACAGCAGGAACTTTTACAACTACATCTTTCATACCTCAACTTGTAAAGATACTAAAAACCAAATCAGCAAGAGATCTTTCACTTGTTATGTTTGTAGTATTCACTATAGGAATATTACTCTGGCTTATATACGGCATACTAACAGCATCACTTGCTATAATATTTGCAAATAGTATCACGTTAGTAATCGCATCCACTATACTACTTCTCAAAATAAAATATGACAGAACAGTAAACGAAAGATAG
- the crcB gene encoding fluoride efflux transporter CrcB yields the protein MKLEYVLAVFLGGGLGSVFRYILSYYTNLTFNIVFPIGTLVVNSIGSFLIGFLGYLFEIAIISSEIRVFLTIGVMGGFTTFSTFSLENFNLLRDGEIKLFLINVSLSVLLGVMFVIVGHSLGEIIFRRKV from the coding sequence ATGAAACTAGAATATGTGTTAGCTGTATTTTTAGGAGGTGGACTAGGATCAGTTTTTAGATACATACTATCATACTACACAAACTTAACATTCAATATAGTCTTCCCGATAGGAACACTAGTAGTTAATTCTATAGGCTCATTTTTGATAGGTTTTTTGGGATACTTATTCGAAATCGCAATAATTTCATCAGAAATAAGAGTATTTCTAACGATTGGAGTGATGGGTGGCTTCACAACGTTCTCAACATTCTCACTCGAAAACTTCAACCTACTAAGGGACGGTGAAATAAAACTTTTCCTAATTAATGTATCTTTATCAGTATTACTAGGAGTGATGTTTGTAATAGTAGGACATAGTCTAGGTGAAATCATATTTAGGAGGAAGGTATGA
- the mtgA gene encoding monofunctional biosynthetic peptidoglycan transglycosylase, with amino-acid sequence MLKKLVIGFLGIILVFHILFVLISSVYVLYLKYNNPKTTPLMEYRKRELGIKDIKHTYVPLKRIPTRILRMVLIAEDYNFYRHKGIDIEGIFLAINKNLKVGNMKYYGGSTISQQTARTMFLLPKKSFFRKYLELIITMEMELILGKDRIIELYLNYAEWGKGIFGIASASKHFFKKDVGNLSFEEAVRLVAVLPNPRIYSPFSISKLVENRVELIKRYYND; translated from the coding sequence ATGCTTAAGAAGTTAGTCATTGGATTTCTTGGAATTATTCTTGTTTTTCACATTCTTTTCGTATTAATTTCTTCAGTATATGTATTATACCTCAAATATAACAATCCTAAAACAACACCCCTTATGGAGTATAGAAAGAGAGAACTAGGAATCAAGGACATAAAACACACCTATGTACCACTAAAGAGAATTCCAACAAGAATTTTAAGAATGGTTCTAATAGCAGAAGACTATAATTTTTACAGACATAAAGGTATTGACATCGAAGGTATATTTTTGGCAATAAACAAAAACTTAAAAGTAGGTAACATGAAATATTACGGTGGCAGTACTATATCTCAGCAGACTGCTAGGACTATGTTTTTATTACCAAAAAAGAGCTTTTTTAGAAAGTACTTAGAGCTGATAATAACCATGGAAATGGAACTAATACTCGGTAAAGACAGAATAATAGAACTATACCTAAACTACGCTGAATGGGGAAAAGGAATATTCGGTATTGCTTCAGCAAGTAAACACTTCTTCAAAAAAGATGTAGGAAATCTATCTTTTGAAGAAGCAGTTAGATTAGTTGCTGTATTACCAAACCCTAGGATTTATTCTCCTTTCTCCATATCAAAACTCGTAGAAAATAGAGTCGAACTTATAAAAAGATATTACAACGATTAG
- the ychF gene encoding redox-regulated ATPase YchF: MGFSCGIVGLPNVGKSTLFNALTKASVPSSNYPFCTIEPNVGVVEVYDERIDTLSKLSNSQKKTYATIRFVDIAGLVKGASKGEGLGNQFLANIRDVDAIVQVVRLFHASDVVHIGDIDPIRDIEIINTELILKDIETLEKIIEKLSKVAKSGNKDAQKELDVLQKLYREMSDGKLATNVVSKDEKETVSKYQLLTLKPMLIVANIDEKFIGKENDDNNFVKLKEYVENTLKTDVIALSAKIESEIVELPEEEAKAFLNDLGLKLSGLQRLAIEGYKILDLITFFTTGEKETRAWTIKRGTNAQSSAGKIHSDMEKGFIRAEVINYEEFVKIGSWNKAKEEGKIRLEGKDYIVQDGDIMFFRFNV, translated from the coding sequence ATGGGATTTTCTTGTGGAATAGTAGGCCTTCCTAACGTAGGAAAATCAACTTTATTTAACGCTCTAACTAAAGCAAGTGTACCAAGTTCAAATTATCCGTTTTGTACAATAGAGCCTAATGTTGGTGTTGTTGAAGTTTATGATGAAAGAATTGATACATTATCAAAGCTATCAAACTCTCAAAAGAAAACTTATGCAACTATAAGGTTTGTTGATATAGCAGGTCTCGTCAAAGGAGCAAGTAAAGGTGAAGGTCTAGGCAACCAATTTTTGGCAAACATAAGAGACGTTGACGCAATAGTACAAGTCGTTAGATTATTTCATGCATCAGATGTAGTACACATAGGAGACATAGATCCAATAAGAGATATCGAAATAATAAACACTGAACTTATCCTAAAAGACATCGAAACACTTGAAAAAATTATCGAAAAACTCTCAAAAGTTGCAAAAAGTGGTAACAAAGACGCTCAAAAAGAACTCGATGTTTTGCAAAAATTGTACAGAGAAATGTCTGATGGAAAGTTGGCTACAAACGTAGTAAGCAAAGATGAAAAAGAAACAGTCTCAAAGTACCAATTATTAACACTCAAACCTATGCTAATTGTTGCTAACATTGATGAAAAATTCATAGGTAAAGAAAACGATGATAACAACTTTGTAAAACTGAAGGAATATGTTGAAAACACTTTAAAAACGGATGTTATAGCACTCTCAGCTAAGATAGAAAGCGAAATTGTAGAATTACCAGAAGAAGAAGCAAAAGCATTCTTAAATGACTTAGGACTTAAGTTAAGTGGGTTACAGAGACTCGCTATTGAAGGGTATAAAATACTTGACCTTATAACATTCTTTACAACTGGTGAAAAAGAAACTAGAGCTTGGACTATAAAAAGAGGGACTAACGCTCAATCATCAGCAGGTAAGATACATTCTGACATGGAAAAAGGATTTATAAGAGCCGAAGTTATAAATTACGAAGAGTTTGTAAAAATAGGATCTTGGAATAAAGCAAAAGAAGAAGGTAAAATACGACTCGAAGGTAAGGATTATATAGTACAAGATGGAGATATAATGTTTTTCAGATTTAATGTATGA